One genomic region from Kineobactrum salinum encodes:
- a CDS encoding amidohydrolase — protein sequence MRFLQLPRTIVCGVAAALASQLALSQALELEDGQATLILTNGSIYTVDGQAEAMAIGAKGVILAVGASDLVSQFKGEGTEVRDLQGDTVLPGFHEMHVHPMMAGLRENACKFAQGSSLQQVLDKVAQCVEAAEPGEWITGGQWDAPTLGGIPHRELLDRVAPNNPVILTDTSGHSDWVNTMALEQAGISRDTPDPPGGVIERDSNGDPTGVTRENAQQLIADLVPPPNLAQRKAAVRWSLDTMLAGGITSFVSATTGEAEAEAFAALADDGDLKQRVRLCLGGRREDPKDVESLIQRRQLYARERLSPDCVKLYLDGVPTDSHTGAMLEPYADIVEGRDDEASRKGILMYSDEDVKKVVTDFDVQGLTVKFHAAGDAAVRRGLDAIAAAREANGFSGLLHNVGHCTFVSEEDLPRARAMGATYEVSPYLWAPSPINDSIIAAVGPERIERVWPVRDMIDAGALVVPGSDWSVVPAVNPWIGVETLVTRETLGGGESFGKGQAITVDEALAMYTVNAARQMGHDDRVGRIAPGMIADLVVVNQDPHKVPAQKLHETVVKATIINGEIVYEAGP from the coding sequence ATGAGATTTCTACAGCTACCCCGAACGATCGTCTGTGGTGTTGCGGCAGCGCTCGCAAGCCAGCTGGCGCTGTCCCAGGCACTTGAGCTGGAAGACGGCCAGGCGACCTTGATACTGACCAACGGATCGATTTATACCGTGGACGGACAGGCGGAAGCGATGGCCATTGGTGCCAAGGGAGTTATTCTGGCGGTAGGAGCTTCGGATCTCGTCAGCCAGTTCAAGGGAGAAGGTACCGAGGTACGCGACTTGCAGGGTGATACCGTCCTGCCCGGGTTCCACGAGATGCATGTGCATCCGATGATGGCAGGTCTGCGGGAAAATGCCTGTAAATTTGCGCAGGGCTCATCGTTGCAGCAGGTACTGGACAAGGTCGCACAGTGTGTAGAGGCGGCCGAGCCCGGCGAATGGATTACTGGCGGCCAATGGGACGCCCCGACCCTCGGCGGAATACCGCACCGTGAGCTGCTGGACAGGGTGGCTCCCAACAATCCGGTAATTTTGACGGATACCAGTGGACACAGTGACTGGGTGAACACCATGGCGCTCGAACAAGCGGGCATAAGCAGAGACACGCCTGATCCTCCCGGGGGTGTTATCGAGAGAGACAGCAACGGTGATCCCACCGGCGTGACCAGGGAAAATGCGCAACAGTTGATTGCCGATCTGGTGCCACCGCCGAATCTTGCGCAGCGCAAGGCTGCGGTACGATGGTCGCTTGACACCATGCTCGCGGGTGGCATCACCTCTTTTGTTTCTGCGACGACGGGTGAGGCGGAAGCGGAAGCCTTTGCCGCTCTGGCTGATGATGGCGACCTGAAACAGCGCGTGCGGCTGTGTTTGGGCGGGCGGCGTGAGGACCCCAAGGATGTGGAATCATTGATTCAGCGGCGCCAGCTCTACGCCCGTGAGCGCCTGTCGCCGGATTGTGTAAAGCTATACCTGGATGGTGTGCCAACTGACAGCCATACGGGTGCGATGCTGGAGCCCTACGCCGATATCGTGGAGGGGCGGGACGATGAGGCCAGCCGCAAAGGCATACTCATGTATTCGGACGAGGACGTTAAAAAGGTCGTGACGGACTTCGATGTCCAGGGTTTGACGGTCAAATTCCATGCCGCGGGTGACGCTGCCGTGCGCCGGGGCCTGGATGCCATTGCTGCGGCGCGTGAGGCCAACGGTTTCAGTGGCCTGCTTCACAACGTCGGCCACTGCACCTTTGTATCCGAAGAGGACCTGCCTCGCGCCCGCGCGATGGGCGCAACCTATGAAGTATCCCCCTATCTATGGGCGCCGTCGCCGATCAACGACAGCATCATCGCAGCAGTCGGACCCGAACGCATAGAGCGCGTCTGGCCGGTGCGCGACATGATCGATGCCGGGGCCCTGGTAGTGCCGGGTTCAGACTGGTCCGTTGTGCCAGCGGTCAACCCATGGATCGGTGTCGAAACATTGGTGACGCGTGAGACCCTTGGCGGGGGCGAGTCCTTTGGCAAGGGCCAGGCTATTACGGTGGATGAAGCGCTGGCAATGTACACGGTCAACGCGGCCAGGCAAATGGGGCACGACGACCGTGTCGGCCGGATCGCGCCAGGCATGATCGCCGACCTGGTTGTGGTCAACCAGGACCCCCATAAAGTACCGGCACAAAAGCTGCACGAGACAGTGGTAAAGGCGACCATCATCAATGGCGAGATTGTTTACGAAGCCGGTCCGTAG
- a CDS encoding AMP-binding protein, which produces MMDISRQPGGLHCMSGKNVSSLLRYWQEKSPDNTFLKWEPLAAGKPRSWSYEQFATDVWRLSSGLLKLGVKKGDCINIHLDNSPEFLLSWFSCVHLGAIPVTTNTRSSLDELSYYLSHSESVASITSGQHVDSIKNTGAELQFILVTDESSASCGSGEVSNLYEHLGAATFTPHDVSDSDICSLQYTSGTTSRPKGVMWTHANALWGGRVTSGHLKSTPQDTALVYLPLFHTNALCYSMLSTLWSGGSMVLLPKFSASRFWPVSVENKCTWTATIPAVISALQDKPDPEGSHSFRLWGGAFSNVPGVMERWGISTLGWWGMTETISQVIMTPVDIIDEDIAMGRVVPEYSVRVVDDAGVDVSPGTVGHLLVKGVPGLSLFAGYLKNDEATDESYDDGWFITGDLVKQLPSGAIAFSDRAKDMLKVGGENVSASEVERVILAVDGVLEAAVVSRPDDFLDEVPVAYVTANGNNADIEARIVRHCSEMLSDFKVPRAVRVVEELPRIMLGKVSKKKLREMASTDFAN; this is translated from the coding sequence ATGATGGATATTTCAAGACAGCCAGGTGGCCTCCACTGCATGTCGGGGAAGAATGTCTCATCACTGCTGAGGTACTGGCAGGAAAAGTCACCGGACAATACCTTCTTGAAATGGGAGCCTCTGGCTGCAGGTAAGCCGAGGTCCTGGAGCTATGAGCAGTTCGCTACCGATGTTTGGAGGTTGTCTTCCGGCTTACTGAAGCTGGGTGTCAAGAAAGGGGATTGCATAAATATTCATTTGGACAACTCTCCGGAATTCCTGTTGTCATGGTTTTCCTGCGTGCACCTGGGAGCAATTCCAGTGACTACCAATACCAGAAGCTCTCTGGATGAGTTGTCATACTACCTTTCACATTCAGAGTCGGTTGCATCTATCACAAGCGGACAACACGTCGACAGTATCAAGAATACGGGAGCGGAACTGCAATTCATACTGGTTACTGACGAAAGCAGTGCATCTTGTGGAAGCGGAGAGGTATCGAATCTCTACGAGCACCTTGGCGCCGCGACATTCACGCCCCATGATGTGAGCGACAGCGACATCTGCTCGTTACAGTACACCTCAGGTACCACGTCGCGGCCAAAGGGTGTGATGTGGACGCACGCCAATGCGTTGTGGGGCGGCAGGGTTACAAGTGGTCACCTGAAAAGTACGCCTCAGGATACGGCCCTGGTGTATTTGCCGCTATTCCACACCAACGCCCTGTGTTATTCAATGCTGTCAACCCTGTGGTCAGGGGGCTCCATGGTATTGTTGCCAAAATTCTCGGCGAGCCGATTCTGGCCGGTGTCAGTGGAGAACAAGTGCACCTGGACTGCAACCATTCCTGCAGTGATTTCGGCTCTGCAAGACAAACCAGATCCTGAAGGCTCTCATTCATTTCGTTTGTGGGGCGGCGCCTTCTCGAATGTGCCGGGGGTGATGGAGCGTTGGGGGATATCCACCTTGGGATGGTGGGGAATGACGGAAACGATTAGCCAGGTCATCATGACCCCCGTCGACATAATTGACGAAGACATCGCAATGGGGAGGGTCGTGCCTGAGTACTCCGTTCGGGTGGTGGATGATGCAGGGGTCGATGTCTCCCCTGGCACGGTTGGACACCTGCTTGTCAAGGGCGTTCCCGGACTGTCACTGTTTGCGGGCTACCTCAAGAATGACGAAGCCACTGATGAAAGTTATGACGACGGATGGTTTATCACCGGTGATCTCGTGAAGCAGCTTCCCAGCGGCGCCATTGCTTTCTCTGACAGAGCGAAGGACATGCTGAAAGTCGGAGGGGAGAATGTCTCTGCGTCTGAGGTTGAACGGGTGATACTGGCTGTCGATGGCGTCCTGGAGGCGGCTGTGGTTTCACGCCCCGATGATTTTCTTGATGAGGTCCCGGTTGCATACGTAACCGCAAATGGAAATAACGCCGACATCGAAGCCAGAATTGTCCGGCATTGTAGTGAAATGCTATCCGATTTCAAGGTCCCCAGAGCGGTCCGGGTTGTAGAGGAACTACCGCGAATCATGCTTGGCAAGGTCAGCAAGAAGAAACTCCGTGAAATGGCATCAACGGATTTTGCAAACTGA